The following are encoded in a window of uncultured Fibrobacter sp. genomic DNA:
- the dnaB gene encoding replicative DNA helicase, translated as MPDFENQQNSYEGRQVPMDLDAERCLLGSILRDPDVMGEAIMIIKDESFFYLEKHQLIWTALCTLNRNVTPIDLVTLAAELETMNKLSLVGGREYLFELMESVASSANASWHIELLRKKATLRKLIKSSSAVIKNAMDPAAVPDEVLQDAERDIFAIADDQIRDSLKPIQNFVTPLLERLNNRKDGITGIRTGITELDELTNGLQKSDLIILAARPGVGKTSFALTIAANAAINFQQNVAFFSLEMDGVQLAQRLLCSQAQIDQSKLRNGYLNSDEKKKLIAAVTPIQKAPLYVDDNADLGIMELMSKARQLKRKGKLDLLIIDYLQLMKTGKEENRAVAIGAISRGLKILAKEMQIPVIALAQLSRKVEEKGRERPQLSDLRESGSIEQDADMVWFVERKFVQTHREEDKHTAELIVAKHRNGSVKDIPMTFIPEYTTFYDAAPEGDGGGEAYAYDDASDMGPTDFGSY; from the coding sequence ATGCCTGATTTTGAAAATCAACAGAATTCTTACGAAGGCCGCCAGGTCCCGATGGACCTGGATGCTGAACGTTGCCTGCTTGGAAGTATTTTGCGCGATCCTGACGTGATGGGCGAAGCCATCATGATTATCAAGGACGAAAGCTTTTTCTATTTGGAAAAGCACCAGCTGATTTGGACTGCCCTTTGTACGCTCAACCGTAACGTGACGCCGATTGACTTGGTGACGCTTGCGGCAGAACTTGAAACCATGAACAAGCTTTCGCTTGTGGGCGGTCGCGAATACCTGTTCGAACTCATGGAATCGGTGGCCTCTTCGGCCAACGCCAGCTGGCATATTGAACTATTGCGCAAGAAGGCGACGCTTCGCAAATTGATCAAGTCGTCTTCTGCAGTCATCAAGAACGCAATGGATCCGGCGGCGGTTCCCGACGAAGTTCTGCAAGATGCCGAACGCGATATCTTTGCCATTGCCGACGACCAGATTCGCGATTCCTTGAAGCCTATTCAGAATTTTGTGACGCCGCTCTTGGAACGCCTGAATAACCGTAAGGACGGTATTACGGGCATTCGCACGGGTATTACCGAACTCGACGAACTGACAAACGGTCTGCAAAAGTCTGACTTGATTATTCTGGCAGCACGCCCTGGTGTGGGTAAGACTTCTTTCGCGCTTACGATTGCGGCAAATGCGGCCATCAACTTCCAGCAGAACGTGGCGTTCTTCAGCCTCGAAATGGATGGCGTCCAGCTGGCTCAGCGTTTACTTTGTTCGCAAGCTCAGATTGACCAGAGCAAACTCCGCAACGGCTACCTCAACAGTGACGAAAAGAAGAAACTGATTGCTGCCGTGACGCCGATTCAAAAAGCCCCGCTCTATGTGGACGATAACGCCGACCTAGGCATTATGGAACTCATGAGTAAGGCACGCCAGCTCAAGCGCAAGGGTAAACTCGACTTGCTGATTATCGACTACCTGCAGCTCATGAAGACGGGTAAAGAAGAAAACCGTGCTGTCGCTATCGGCGCCATTTCCCGTGGCCTCAAGATTCTGGCAAAGGAAATGCAGATTCCGGTTATCGCTCTCGCTCAGCTTAGCCGTAAAGTCGAAGAAAAGGGCCGCGAACGCCCGCAGCTTTCTGACTTGCGTGAATCGGGTTCTATCGAACAGGATGCTGACATGGTGTGGTTTGTGGAACGTAAGTTCGTGCAGACCCATCGCGAAGAAGACAAGCACACCGCAGAGCTGATTGTGGCAAAGCACCGTAACGGTTCGGTCAAGGATATTCCTATGACTTTCATTCCGGAATACACGACCTTCTACGATGCCGCACCCGAAGGCGATGGCGGTGGCGAAGCCTATGCCTATGACGATGCTAGCGACATGGGCCCGACTGATTTCGGAAGTTACTAA
- a CDS encoding ABC transporter ATP-binding protein, giving the protein MPNVKIDPNDIAIRLKGLKKSFGPQDVLCDVNLDIRRGETMVIIGKSGGGKSVILKHMIGLLQPDGGEVTVDGVTISTPKFFDTHTIRRKMGMLFQMGALFDSMDTGENIAFALREHHPEMSEAEIQDVVTEKLKMINLVPEFRTKMPSELSGGMRKRVALARAIALNPEILLYDEPTTGLDPITSDVINDLILDMQSKLGVTSVVVTHDMVSAFKVADRIAMLYNGRIIEVGTVDEIKNTSNPYVHQFITGQRKISVDEEQ; this is encoded by the coding sequence ATGCCCAATGTAAAAATAGACCCGAACGATATCGCCATCCGTCTTAAGGGATTAAAGAAGTCCTTTGGTCCGCAAGATGTTCTTTGCGACGTGAACCTGGATATTCGCCGTGGCGAGACCATGGTGATTATCGGAAAGTCCGGTGGCGGAAAGTCCGTGATTCTAAAGCACATGATTGGGCTTTTGCAGCCCGATGGCGGCGAAGTGACGGTGGACGGCGTGACAATCAGTACGCCCAAGTTCTTCGACACGCACACGATTCGCCGCAAAATGGGTATGCTGTTCCAGATGGGTGCTCTCTTTGACTCCATGGATACTGGTGAAAATATTGCGTTTGCCTTGCGCGAACACCATCCGGAAATGAGCGAAGCCGAAATCCAGGACGTGGTGACCGAAAAGCTCAAGATGATTAACCTGGTGCCGGAATTCCGTACCAAGATGCCGTCTGAACTTTCGGGCGGTATGCGCAAGCGTGTGGCCCTTGCCCGCGCCATTGCGTTGAATCCTGAAATCCTTTTGTACGACGAACCCACAACAGGTTTGGATCCCATTACCAGCGACGTGATTAACGACTTGATTTTGGATATGCAGAGCAAGCTGGGTGTTACGTCTGTGGTGGTGACTCACGACATGGTGAGTGCCTTCAAGGTGGCTGATCGTATTGCCATGCTGTATAATGGCCGTATTATCGAAGTGGGCACGGTTGACGAAATCAAGAACACCAGTAACCCTTACGTGCACCAGTTTATTACGGGCCAGCGCAAGATTTCGGTGGATGAAGAACAATAA
- a CDS encoding ABC transporter permease has translation MQILMAPFVWIGEVIVTGISAIGEVVCILLNTLKQVRYIHKNPVLIVKQMISIGVSSLPLLFVTSIFTGMVATVQAEFEFHNLVADKFVGTAACKMILIELGPLLTAIVLSGRVGSAVAAELGSMKEKEELAAYTVLGLDTYRYLALPRFVAFFTMVPCLTVISNALGIIGGWIVCVLGLDITTYTYVTGMQYLFDPMDLWSGTLKSFVFGTLIFLLGYYHGINAKAGARGVGIATMSVVVSSCLMILIADFVLDAILFF, from the coding sequence ATGCAGATACTGATGGCTCCATTTGTCTGGATTGGCGAGGTTATCGTAACCGGTATCTCGGCTATTGGCGAAGTGGTCTGCATCTTGTTGAACACGCTCAAGCAGGTTCGCTACATTCACAAGAACCCGGTGCTTATTGTAAAGCAGATGATTTCGATTGGCGTGTCTTCTTTGCCGCTGTTGTTCGTGACATCTATCTTTACGGGCATGGTGGCCACGGTGCAGGCCGAATTCGAATTCCATAACCTGGTGGCCGACAAGTTCGTGGGTACGGCAGCCTGTAAAATGATTCTGATCGAGCTTGGACCCTTGCTTACGGCGATTGTGCTTTCGGGCCGCGTGGGCTCAGCCGTTGCAGCAGAACTTGGTTCCATGAAAGAAAAAGAGGAACTGGCCGCCTACACGGTGCTGGGCCTTGATACTTACCGCTACTTGGCATTGCCGCGCTTTGTGGCCTTCTTTACCATGGTGCCCTGCCTTACCGTTATTTCGAACGCGCTTGGTATTATCGGTGGCTGGATTGTTTGCGTGCTCGGCCTCGACATTACCACTTATACTTACGTGACCGGTATGCAGTACCTGTTTGACCCCATGGACTTGTGGTCGGGTACGTTAAAGTCCTTTGTATTTGGAACCTTGATTTTCTTGCTGGGTTACTACCACGGCATTAACGCCAAGGCAGGTGCCCGCGGCGTCGGAATCGCTACCATGAGCGTGGTGGTTTCGAGCTGCCTCATGATTTTGATTGCAGACTTTGTCCTGGATGCCATCCTATTCTTCTAA
- a CDS encoding ATP-binding protein: MAESLYSDSPYLLVLSVLALLVSFYYPVLLEHKMTARRLPRPLRMMVLSNIAWNACSILGILFFSGPMTPEMSDVYIGRQLIFGLQALCWVRVGVALYDMGELVLFSRRTPYKAISGSVGIMIVIALTFLFVVGPEAISGFDFWGYHPFAHMPIFKTFTLVYLLFFLPACLLIIYQLLRSSLRSLDPTVLHTGAYMAGSLSICLVVAVLFDFILPLVKGFGAWHGGYQFFVWHQFLTLFISVLCGQYYTSARFRDMGAHWFLQKLITKIEDGIIYYDDAGKIKAVNHGATKLLGQSSISLCGRSIKNVLPPNLDFFRETVYSDVRMNINGETHVMKIYFFKCRQTLMTVVNVAFFMDQSKTLLLQQNLKTLNEQYVEYTHDLVRYQDRLNKEASIKVEKENVLNTLINALPFRVWYKSELGVYQKQNRLDLEKRGSREGARDNDEDISIYEKEAREKGEVKVYTSFEDKDGVEISQDEANRLTGMGELVQTFDNMYIPILQAAKSPYKTLCLKVDMTEQRRLEYERNVLREQKFIHSRLEELGTICGAFAHDYNNILGSQLGFLEIAQEVIEDKQSQVYTFISEAKKAAQRGKDSLNELLNAIRGNANAATPAIVFSPYMIIEDVVRKISLTLPPNVKLHSEELDKSLKVRGIVASLDRIISNLANNALFAMKQTGGSLTFKLYPEILESQLVTPYAPPVPAGSYAKFEIADTGTGMDSGTLERIFAPFFTTKAPGEGLGLGLSSALRLLKEGNAYFTVQTTLGEGTTFYLYWPMETETKEG; this comes from the coding sequence ATGGCAGAGAGCCTGTATTCCGATTCTCCATACCTTTTGGTGCTTTCGGTACTAGCCCTTCTTGTATCCTTTTATTACCCGGTCCTGCTTGAACACAAGATGACGGCACGCCGTCTGCCGAGACCCTTGCGCATGATGGTGCTGTCGAACATTGCCTGGAATGCGTGCAGCATTTTGGGCATCCTGTTTTTCAGTGGTCCCATGACTCCCGAAATGTCGGACGTTTACATTGGCCGACAGCTAATCTTTGGTTTGCAGGCCCTGTGCTGGGTGCGCGTGGGCGTTGCCCTTTACGACATGGGTGAACTGGTTTTGTTCAGCCGGCGAACCCCGTACAAGGCGATTTCGGGTTCTGTGGGCATCATGATTGTTATTGCCCTCACGTTCCTGTTTGTGGTTGGCCCCGAGGCGATTTCGGGTTTTGACTTTTGGGGTTACCATCCGTTTGCGCACATGCCGATATTCAAGACGTTCACGCTTGTGTATTTGCTGTTCTTCTTGCCGGCATGCTTGCTCATTATTTACCAGCTCTTGCGTAGTTCGCTTCGCTCGTTAGACCCGACGGTGTTACATACCGGTGCCTACATGGCGGGTAGCTTGAGTATATGCCTTGTGGTGGCGGTGCTGTTCGACTTTATTCTTCCGCTGGTCAAGGGCTTTGGCGCATGGCATGGCGGCTACCAGTTCTTTGTATGGCACCAGTTCCTGACTCTGTTCATATCGGTTCTTTGCGGCCAGTACTATACTTCGGCCAGGTTCCGCGATATGGGTGCCCATTGGTTCTTGCAGAAACTGATTACCAAGATTGAAGACGGTATTATCTATTACGATGACGCCGGAAAGATCAAGGCGGTAAACCACGGCGCTACCAAACTGCTCGGTCAGTCTTCTATTAGTTTGTGTGGAAGGTCCATTAAGAACGTGCTTCCGCCGAATCTTGACTTTTTCAGAGAAACCGTGTATAGCGATGTTCGCATGAACATTAATGGCGAAACCCACGTGATGAAGATTTACTTCTTCAAGTGTCGCCAGACATTGATGACGGTTGTGAATGTCGCCTTTTTCATGGACCAGTCCAAGACACTTTTGCTGCAGCAGAACCTGAAGACTTTGAACGAACAGTACGTGGAATACACGCACGACCTGGTGCGCTATCAAGACCGATTGAATAAGGAAGCATCCATTAAGGTCGAAAAAGAAAACGTGCTGAACACGCTGATTAACGCACTTCCGTTTAGAGTGTGGTACAAGAGCGAACTCGGTGTTTACCAGAAGCAGAATCGTCTGGATCTTGAAAAACGCGGTTCACGCGAAGGTGCCCGCGATAACGACGAAGATATTTCGATTTACGAAAAGGAAGCCCGCGAAAAGGGCGAAGTCAAAGTTTACACCTCGTTCGAAGACAAGGACGGTGTCGAAATTTCGCAGGACGAAGCAAACCGTCTTACCGGTATGGGCGAACTGGTGCAGACGTTCGACAACATGTACATTCCGATTCTGCAGGCGGCCAAGTCTCCTTACAAGACGCTTTGCCTCAAGGTCGACATGACCGAACAGCGCAGGCTTGAATACGAACGTAACGTGCTGCGCGAACAGAAGTTCATCCATTCCCGCCTCGAAGAACTGGGTACCATTTGCGGCGCGTTCGCACACGACTACAACAACATTCTCGGCTCGCAGCTCGGCTTCCTCGAAATTGCGCAAGAAGTGATTGAAGACAAACAGTCGCAGGTGTACACGTTTATTTCGGAAGCGAAGAAGGCTGCCCAGCGCGGTAAGGATTCCTTGAACGAACTTCTGAATGCCATTCGCGGCAATGCGAATGCGGCAACTCCTGCAATCGTGTTCTCGCCTTACATGATTATCGAAGACGTGGTCCGCAAGATTTCTCTGACCTTGCCGCCTAACGTGAAACTGCATAGCGAAGAACTGGACAAGAGCCTGAAGGTCCGTGGTATTGTGGCTTCTCTCGACCGCATTATCAGCAACCTTGCAAACAACGCCCTGTTTGCCATGAAACAGACGGGCGGTTCGCTGACTTTTAAACTTTATCCAGAAATACTTGAATCTCAACTCGTAACTCCCTATGCTCCGCCGGTTCCTGCCGGTAGCTACGCCAAGTTCGAAATTGCCGATACGGGTACGGGCATGGATTCGGGCACCCTGGAACGTATTTTTGCACCGTTTTTTACGACAAAGGCTCCTGGCGAAGGCCTAGGACTCGGTCTTTCTTCTGCATTAAGGCTGTTAAAAGAGGGGAATGCCTACTTTACAGTGCAGACAACCTTAGGCGAAGGAACTACATTTTATCTATATTGGCCAATGGAAACTGAAACGAAGGAGGGCTAG
- a CDS encoding sigma-54 dependent transcriptional regulator gives MNILIADLDQKFIGDIQHSWSVAGTTLFACTRESDLMPIVKKNSIDLAFIEVPFLMQDNMDMVSFLKERHPGIEIFVLCDDRNWQGAAAAITRGANTFLKKPVSISQLESTAQKVRAQQLNKSNNQLMESQVLDGLLGNTPEMRKILKTVYKVAPTNSTVLITGESGSGKEFLANVIHRYSKRAAEPFVAVNCGAIPENLVESELFGSKKGSYTGSTADKKGLFESANGGTLFLDEVGELSAATQVKLLRFLQSHEIRRVGETQPQYLDVRVLAATNRDLQEAMQEGRFREDLYYRLNTFHLLLPPLRERKPALPNLIKYFILKNKDAQGKDIVDLEPAALYALTKYSYPGNIRELENIIEHATVLAEGGVIRLEDLPEEVQACAREQTMAIPHIKGEHNAEPQVIEAEPVDLPGISFESSAKTEKKPTAETEDDGELLSLEEMERRHILRALSVCNGNRTEVCKRLGISRATLWRKLKELKIMMDGDDA, from the coding sequence ATGAATATCCTGATCGCGGACTTAGATCAGAAATTTATCGGCGATATCCAGCACTCTTGGTCGGTTGCAGGGACAACCTTGTTTGCCTGTACCCGCGAGAGTGACCTCATGCCCATCGTCAAGAAGAATTCGATAGACCTAGCGTTTATCGAAGTTCCTTTCTTAATGCAAGACAACATGGACATGGTGAGCTTTTTGAAGGAGCGTCACCCGGGCATTGAAATTTTTGTGCTTTGTGACGACCGCAACTGGCAGGGCGCAGCCGCGGCCATTACCCGCGGTGCAAACACCTTTTTGAAAAAGCCTGTTTCCATTTCGCAGTTGGAATCGACGGCTCAGAAGGTGCGTGCTCAGCAACTGAACAAGTCCAACAACCAGCTCATGGAATCCCAGGTGCTGGACGGCCTCCTCGGGAACACTCCCGAGATGCGCAAAATTCTAAAGACCGTCTACAAGGTGGCTCCCACCAACAGTACGGTGCTCATTACCGGCGAATCCGGTTCGGGTAAGGAATTTTTGGCCAACGTGATTCACCGCTACAGCAAGCGTGCTGCTGAACCTTTTGTGGCGGTAAACTGCGGCGCTATTCCCGAAAACCTGGTGGAAAGCGAACTCTTCGGTAGCAAGAAGGGTTCCTATACCGGTTCTACCGCCGACAAGAAGGGCTTGTTCGAATCCGCAAATGGCGGAACGCTCTTCTTGGACGAAGTCGGTGAACTCTCTGCTGCGACCCAGGTCAAGCTTTTACGTTTCTTGCAAAGCCACGAAATTAGGCGAGTGGGCGAAACCCAACCGCAATACTTGGACGTGCGTGTTCTGGCGGCAACAAACCGCGACCTGCAAGAAGCCATGCAAGAAGGTCGGTTCCGCGAAGACTTGTATTACCGCTTGAACACCTTCCATTTGCTTTTGCCTCCGCTTCGCGAACGCAAGCCGGCATTGCCGAACCTGATCAAGTATTTCATTTTGAAAAACAAGGATGCCCAGGGCAAGGACATTGTAGACCTTGAGCCCGCAGCCTTGTATGCGCTGACTAAGTATTCGTACCCGGGCAATATCCGCGAACTCGAAAACATTATCGAGCATGCGACGGTACTGGCCGAAGGCGGCGTGATTCGCTTGGAAGACTTGCCCGAAGAGGTGCAGGCCTGCGCCCGCGAACAGACGATGGCGATTCCGCACATCAAGGGCGAACACAATGCCGAACCTCAGGTAATCGAAGCCGAACCGGTAGACTTGCCGGGAATCTCTTTTGAAAGCAGCGCGAAAACAGAAAAGAAACCGACTGCCGAAACTGAAGATGATGGCGAACTTTTGTCGCTCGAAGAAATGGAACGCAGGCATATTCTGCGCGCCTTGAGCGTCTGTAACGGCAACCGTACCGAAGTCTGCAAGCGCTTGGGCATTAGCCGTGCGACCCTGTGGCGTAAATTGAAAGAACTTAAGATTATGATGGATGGCGACGATGCCTGA
- a CDS encoding response regulator, protein MPTILIIDDDEQFNLMLKSALEIKGYNVETAKNGKEAKTLYQNKTYDVIITDIIMPDVDGYEVILDLRRLNMSDRTIAVSGGGRTSAEDYLMTAQHFDAAATFNKPVDLQALRAKVEEIIKSHS, encoded by the coding sequence GTGCCAACTATCCTGATTATTGATGACGACGAGCAATTTAATTTGATGCTCAAGTCCGCTCTTGAAATCAAGGGCTACAATGTGGAAACGGCTAAGAACGGTAAAGAAGCTAAGACTCTTTACCAGAATAAGACCTATGACGTGATTATTACCGACATCATTATGCCGGATGTCGATGGATACGAAGTCATTCTTGATTTGCGCCGCTTGAACATGAGTGACCGCACTATCGCTGTGAGCGGTGGTGGCCGAACCTCTGCCGAAGACTACCTGATGACTGCCCAGCACTTTGATGCCGCGGCGACCTTCAACAAGCCTGTAGACTTGCAAGCCCTTCGTGCGAAGGTCGAAGAAATCATCAAGAGCCATTCGTAG